AGCCGCCTACTGCTCGGGATGCATTGGCCGCGTGATTTGGTGGTGGCTACATTGATTTCGTGGGCGCTGGTGGCGGTGGCAACCTGGCTTGCACAACGAATTTGTGGGCCATTAACACCACCTCCGGAAGAAAATCGTGAGATAGCGCAACGAGAAGAAGAAAGTTAACGCTGGTTGATTTTCTGATTTTCGCCCTTAAATCACCAACAATGCACGTAGTTGCCATTTCGCAGTCGGCGTGAAAATGGTACTTTAAAGGGCTATTGCGGTAAGTTGACCATAATTTATGCGCTCTAACCACATAACGGGAAGTAATGTGAAATATTTACTCATTTTCTTATTGGTGTTGGCGATTTTCGTGATTTCGGTCACGTTAGGTGCGCAGAACGATCAACAGGTGACGTTTAACTATCTGTTAGCGCAAGGGGAGTATCGTATCTCTACTTTGCTGGCGGTATTGTTTGCTGCGGGTTTTGCTATCGGTTGGTTAATTTGCGGACTGTTCTGGCTGCGAGTTCGTGTTTCTCTGGCGCGTGCTGAACGTAAAATAAAGCGACTGGAAAACCAGCTTTCACCCGCGACTGATGTGGCGGTAGCGCCGCATGCGTCAGTGGCGAAGGAATAACCTTCTATGCTGGAGTTGTTGTTTCTGCTTTTGCCTGTAGCCGCTGCCTATGGCTGGTATATGGGCCGCAGAAGTGCGCAACAAAACAAGCAAGATGAAGCCAACCGTCTGTCACGTGATTACGTGGCGGGGGTTAACTTTCTGCTTAGCAATCAACAAGATAAAGCGGTGGACCTGTTCCTCGATATGCTCAAAGAGGACACTGGCACCGTTGAAGCCCACCTTACGCTCGGAAACTTGTTCCGATCCCGTGGCGAAGTCGATCGCGCAATTCGCATCCACCAAACCTTAATGGAAAGCGCCTCGCTGACCTATGAACAGCGCCTGTTGGCAATTCAGCAACTGGGTCGTGATTACATGGCTGCAGGGTTGTACGATCGTGCGGAAGATATGTTTAATCAATTGACTGATGAAACTGACTTCCGTGTTGGCGCTTTGCAACAACTCCTGCAAATCTACCAGGCCACCAGTGAATGGCAAAAGGCGATCGATGTCGCCGAACGTTTGGTTAAACTGGGTAAAGATAAACAGCGGGTCGAAATAGCTCATTTCTATTGTGAATTAGCTCTTCAATACATTGCCAGCGACGATCTCGATCGTGCCATGACCTTGCTGAAAAAAGGTGCGGCGGCCGACAAAAACAGCGCGCGCGTATCCATCATGATGGGGCGTGTGTTTATGGCTAAAGGCGAGTACGGCAAAGCAGTCGAAAGCCTGCAACGCGTTATTTCTCAGGACAGAGAACTGGTCAGCGAAACGCTGGAAATGCTGCAAACCTGCTATCAGCAACTGGGTAAAACTGCCGAATGGGCAGAGTTTCTCCAGCGAGCGGTGGAAGAAAATACGGGTGCTGATGCTGAACTGATGCTTGCAGACATCATTGAATCGCGTGACGGGAGCGATGCTGCTCAGGTTTATATTACGCGCCAGTTGCAACGTCATCCAACCATGCGCGTGTTCCACAAATTGATGGATTACCACCTCAATGAAGCGGAAGAAGGGCGTGCAAAAGAGAGCCTGATGGTGTTGCGCGATATGGTTGGTGAGAAGGTACGCAGTAAGCCGCGTTATCGCTGCCAGAAGTGTGGTTTTACCGCTTATACCCTCTACTGGCATTGTCCGTCCTGTCGGGCCTGGTCGACCATTAAACCAATTCGTGGTCTGGATGGCCTGTAGTTTTAAAAAAAATCAACTTTAGTTACAACATACTAATGGTTGTTATCAACAAATGAGCTTCGGCAACGCCTGCGTGGAAAAGCCTGACAGGGGAGAAATCGCAACTGTTAATTTTTTATTTCCACGGGTAGAATGCACGCCGTTTACCTTTTTTGCGCCACTTCCGGTGCCCATCATCAAGAAGGTCTGGTCATGACGTTAACTGCTTCATCTTCTTCCCGCGCTGTTACGCGTTCTCCCGTCGTTGTTGCCCTCGATTATAATAATCGTGATGCTGCGCTGGCATTTGTCGACAAAATCGACCCACGCGATTGTCGTCTGAAAGTTGGCAAAGAGATGTTTACGCTGTTTGGGCCACAGTTTGTCCGTGAACTGCAAGAGCGTGGTTTTGATATCTTCCTTGACCTGAAATTTCACGACATTCCCAACACAGCAGCGCACGCCGTGGCCGCAGCGGCTGACTTAGGTGTGTGGATGGTGAATGTTCATGCCTCTGGCGGGGCGCGTATGATGACCGCAGCTCGTGAGGCGCTGGTTCCGTTTGGCAAAGACGCGCCGTTGTTAATAGCGGTAACGGTGCTGACTAGCATGGAATCAAGCGATCTGGCGGATCTCGGCGTGACACTGTCACCAGCGGATTATGCAGAGCGTCTGGCGGCGTTGACACAAAAATGTGGTCTTGATGGCGTGGTGTGTTCTGCCCAGGAAGCCGTTCGTTTTAAACAAGCGTTTGGTCAGGACTTCAAACTGGTTACGCCGGGTATTCGTCCGCAGGGGAGTGATGCTGGAGACCAGCGCCGCATTATGACGCCAGAACAGGCGCTGGCAGCTGGGGTTGATTATATGGTGATTGGTCGCCCGGTGACGCAATCTGCGGATCCAGCGCAAACGCTGAAAGCGATCAACGCCTCGTTACAGCGGAGTGCATAATGAGTGATTCCAACAGCCGTCTGGTCTATTCAACGGAGACTGGACGTATCGATGAACCGAAAGTAGCCCCTGTACGCCCTAAAGGTGATGGCGTTGTGCGTATTCAACGTCAAACCAGTGGCCGTAAAGGTAAGGGTGTTTGCCTGATTACAGGTGTTGATCTCGATGAAGCTGAACTGATCAAGCTAGCGGCAGAACTGAAGAAAAAATGCGGCTGCGGAGGTTCAGTAAAAGAAGGAATTATCGAAATTCAGGGTGATAAGCGTGATTTATTAAAATCAATGCTTGAAGCGAAAGGCATGAAGGTAAAACTCGCAGGCGGTTAACAAAAAAAGCCACGAAAATATTCCGTGGCTTTCATTTATTTTACTGTGTGTATTATTCGGTTAGTTCGTACTAAACAGAGTTAAGCGTATTATAATTGCGAGTCGCTAATCGACATTTATTTACGATTATTTACCGACCTGGTGACCGATAATACCACCGACTGCTGCACCGCCTAACGTACCCAGCGTGCTGCCATCAGTCAGTACTGCGCCACCTAAAGCACCTGCACCCGCACCGATTGCGGTATTACGATCTCGTTTAGACCAGTTAGAACAGGCACTCAGAGACATAGCCAGCGTAATTGCCAGAACAGCCGCGGTCATTTTTTTGCTCGTTACAAACATAATACTCTCTCCTGAATTTATGATTCACGGAAGTAAGCTCTCTTTAACTATAATAGTTAAGACGCTTTCTGAAAAAGTTATTTTCCGTGAAATCCTCTCGCGCAGGGTTATATCACGCAGGTGACAGTCACTTCCTGTTATATCGCTAATGTTAAGTTTACAACTTTAAAGTTTTAAGGACAGGTAAATAGTCTTAATTAACAGCCAGGAATCATCTTAGAGCGGATGATTTGCGAAAGTGCAAATCATCCGTAGAGGAGGGGAAATTAATTGTCGATGACGTGAACTGTCAGTCTATTATGCTCAAGATGCAACAGGTGGCTGGCAGGTATCTTCGAGTCGGTAATGACCCGTTTGATTTTCTCAACAGGGCCGATGGAGTAAGAATGTACGGCACCAAATTTTGAGCTGTCCGTCAGAACTATTGCTTCGCACTCTTTTTCCAACACGGCATTGACTACGTCGGTACGCATCATGTCGCGTCCAGTAAATCCAGTTTCAGGTTGCCAGCCATCAATACCAATAAATGCCTTACTGAAATGAACCTGCTGGATACACTGACGTGTCAGAGGGCCAACCATGCTTTCGCTTTTTTTCTGGTACACGCCACCAAGTAGAATGACTTCACAGGGAGCGTCTTTCAACAAATGCGCAATGTAGCTGCTAACCGTAATGATGGTAACATCTTTCTTCTGTTCGCCTAACGTGCGAGCCAGAAGGGCATTGCTGCTGCCATTTTCAATAAAGATAGTTTCACCTGGCTGAACCAGAGAAGCCGCAAACTCGGCAAGTTCACGCTTCAGCGTATAATTACTCATCATCCGGGTTTCAACATCATCGCTATCAAGCGAAACTGCAAAACCATGCGCGCGGCGCAGATAACTCAGTTTTTCGAGGGTGTTGAGATCCTGGCGAATAGTAACTTCAGAAACACCAGTGGCTTTTGCCAGTTCGGTTACGCTAACCTGACCCTGGTCAATGACCATCTGTAGAATTGTTTGTTGTCGGGAATTCATCGCTGTAATTCTTATAACGTTATAATATTTAATAAAAAAGCTGACGCGCCTGGCATCCTTTTCTGCTAAATGGAAAGCCTGAAAGCACGACTGTTAAATCTCCCACGGTGCCTTCGGGATGTCTGGCGTAGATGCAGCAACCTGGCGCAAGAGATCTGCTTTAAGTATCTCGAGATTATGGATCGCAGAGTGGTGATCGCCCGCCACAAGGATATCTAACACAATATCAATACGTTCGGCAACGCGCTGGGCATCAAATTCAGACATGAGGGCATCCTTATGGCAAATAAAGGCAAAAATGAATAATGCAAAAATTGCCACTAAAAGAGAAGCGTATAGTGGCAAAGGCTAATTATCATTCGGAAATGTGTTAAATAATGAGATTATGTATCGTTAAATGTTTATATTCGTCTCTTTATGACCGCTTTAGATAACGTTTAAACCAGCGCTCGAAGGCCACGGCAGGCATTGGTTTGGCAAACAAAAATCCTTGCCTCTCATTGATGCCGTTTTTGGTTAAAAAGGCATCTTCTTTTGTGCTTTCCACGCCTTCGGCGATCACTTGCAGATTCAATGCCTGGGCGACGGCGACAATCGCGCGCACTAATGACTGCGAGACAGGTTGTTTGTGAATATTACGGACAAAAGCCTGGTCAAGTTTAATCGCATCAATGGGAAAACGGGCCAGTTGCGAAAGCGAAGAGTAGCCAGTGCCAAAATCATCCAAATGCACTTGTGCGCCTAACTGACTAAATTGCTGGATAACGGAGAGGGCGAGTTCATCATTTTCTATCAGACAGCTTTCAGTTAACTCGATATCAATAGGGCAGTATTCAAAATTCAGTTTTTGAAGAACCTGCTTCAGATCGGTAAAAAGAGTTTGATCGGCAAACTGGCGCGCAGAGATGTTAACCGCTACCCGCAGATTAATGCCTTTATCACGCCATTTCGCCACCTGACGCACCACATCGAGAATCACCCAACGTCCTAATGGAACAATTAGCCCAGACTCTTCTGCATAGGAAATAAAGTCTAACGGGGGAATGAGTCCGCGTTCAGGCGACTGCCAGCGCACCAACGCTTCCAGGCTTCGAACTTCACCGCGCCAGGTGATTTTCGGTTGATAATGAATCACTAACTGATCGTTTTCCAGCGCCTTACGCAGGTTGGTATCAAGCCAAAGATATTCGAATACCCGTTGGTTCATTTCTGGCGAAAAAACACAGAACTGTCCGCGCCCACCTTCTTTTGCGGTGTACATTGCGGTATCGGCATGGCGAATAATGGCAGCGCTGTCCATACCATGTTGTGGCGAAAGTGAAATACCGACTGAACAGCCGGTATAGACTTCAATTAAACCAATGCGGAAGGGTTGGCGAAGCCGGGTTAAAATACGTGATGCCATCGCTTCCAGTGCGCTTTGTGATGTATTGGGTGCCAGTACCAGAAACTCATCCCCGCCAGGACGCGCCAGCACCTGATCCTGTTCAAGGCAGCTTAAAATGGCCAGTGACACCTCACGTAACAACTGGTCGCCAAATAAATGCCCGTAAGCGTCGTTTACCTTTTTAAAATTGTCTAAATCAAGATATACAACACCAACCTTACAGTCGTTAGCTTGATCAATGGCATGATCGATTAACGCCTGCATGGCGTTACGATTCGGTAGTCCAGTGATGCTGTCGGTATTTGCCAGTATGCGAAGTCGTTCCTGGGCGCGACGCTCTTCGGTAATATCGGTGCCGGAACAGATTAAATAGATCTCATTTTTGCCGCTACCGCTGTGCACAAATTTGTTGCGAAACAGAAATAGCCGTTGACCTTTGCGCGTTGGTATCCAGAGCTCAATTTCATAAGCATTACCACTGCGAAAAAAACCACGGTTATTGCGGCTGGATGCTGCAGCTTCACGACGACTCATAAACAGCTTAAATACGCTTTGCCCAATGACATCGTGCTCTTTGAAACCTGTGTATTCTTCACATAATCGGTTAAACCGTTGGATATTTCCCCGGCTGTCAAGGATGACTATCGCGGAATGAGCTTCAGACACTACCTGTTCAGCAAAAGACAGCCCATGCGATAAATCGCGGGCTACTGCAAGTGTGTCATGCCATGCAGACGCGTTGCCGCCCCATTCGCGCTTATTGATTTTTCGTCCAACCAGATGCACAGAAAGATCGCTCTCATTGACGGTCAGACTCATCATCAAGCTGGAAGTGATGACCGTCATTTCCCTGATGCGAGCAGCCTGTTCGGCAGATAACTGCAAAGTACGTTCAGGTTCTGTGGTTTCGGTGGTGGAAAAGCGCAAAACATCGCTGCTTTCCGATAAACGCCAGTATGGATTGTGCGATCCGAGAAAGTTGTACAACGTTGTGGACTCCCTAACTGTTTTCATGAAGCGTGTCTTCCTGTTAACAGCGGAGTTCGCGATTAAAAGAAAGGTCCAACATGAATTACATAAAATTAGCGACAGCTAAACGTATTGTTTTATTTATATATTTATTTGTAATCCAGTTTTGGAAAAACGCCAGTTTACAAACGAAAGTCTGTGAAAAAAATCTGGGGGGATAAAAACGAATGCGGATACGAGTAAAGTAAACGGCCCATCCGTAATGAATGGGCCGCAAAAGAATATTACGCTACCGGACGAGCAATAATGCTGCGAGTTTCCATACGAACTTCGGCAATAGTAACGTCGATAACATCGGTTACCTTGTAAACCGTTTCACCTTTAATTTGCACGGTGCCATTTTCCTGACTGCAAACCAGTTCATCACGCACAGCGTGTAAGAAAGGCGCAGGAATAAAAGCGATAGCGCCGTTATCAACCAGACGCACACGCATGCCGCCACGGCTGATATCGACAATTTCCGCCGCAAAACGGGTGTCGGTCCCGGCTTTGTCTTTCAGGAAACGGGCGTATAACCAATCACCGACATCACGTTCCGCCATCCGGTTGAGACGACGACGCTCTGCCATTTGGACGGTGATTTCATCCTGCGGACGCGTCGCCGTTTCGCCTTTAATGATCGCTTTCAGCAGACGATGGTTGATCATGTCGCCATATTTACGGATCGGTGAGGTCCAGGTGGCATACGCTTCCAGGCCGAGGCCAAAGTGAGGGCCTGGTTCAGTGCTGATTTCGGCAAAGGACTGGAAACGACGAATACGGCTGTCGAGGAAACCGGTCGGTTGCGCATCCAGTTCGCGACGCAGCTTGCAGAAACCATCCAGCGTGAGCACTTCTTCAGCATCGACATGCAGACCGTGCGTTTTTAGCAATGCTGCCAGCGCTTCAGCATTTGCCGGATCAAAGCCCATATGCACGTTATAGATGCCAAAACCGAGCTTATCGCGCAGTACGCGGGCCGCACAAATGTTAGCGGCGATCATCGCTTCTTCGACAATACGGTTGGCAATGCGACGAGGCTCGGCGACGATATCCAGTACTTCACCTTTTTCACCGAGAATAAAACGGTAATCCGGGCGATCTTTAAACACCAGTGCATGATTATGGCGCCACTCACCGCGACGCTGACAAATTTGCGCCAGGAGGCGAATTTGTTCGGCAATGGCCTCATTTTCTGGCTGCCAGTCGCCGGTGTTTTCCAGCCAGTCGGAAACCTGGTCATAAACCAGTTTCGCTTTGGACTCGATAGTAGCGGCAAAGAACTCGATATTGTCTTCAATGGTGCCATCTGCGGAGAGCGTCATCCGACACGCCAGTACCGGGCGAACTTCATTGGCGCGGAGTGAGCAGAGATCGTCGGAAAGCTCACGCGGCAGCATTGGGATGTTGAAACCTGGCAGATAGTTGGTGAATGCACGAACTTTTGCCGCTTTGTCCAGTTTGCTTCCTTCTGCAATCCACGCGGTTGGATCGGCAATCGCCACGATCAGTTGCAGTTTGTCATCCGGGAGCGCCTTCGCGAAGAGGGCGTCATCCATATCTTCCGTGCTGGCGCTATCGATGGTGACAAAATCCAGTGCAGTCAGATCTTCGCGCACCAGACCTTCGTCGAGCATTTCAGTAGCAACGCCGTTCGGCGCTTCTTTTTCCAGGTTATGACGCGCCAGAGTTACCCACCACGGCACGAAGTGATCGTCGCCAAAAGTGATGTACTGCGTGAGTTCTGCATAGAAAGAACGATCGCCTTTCAATGGATGACGGCGCATTTCGGCAACTGCCCAGTCGCCTTCTTTGAATTCATGTGTCAGGCCACGGGCTGCGCGGCAAGGAATGGCATCTTTCAATAATGGATGATCAGGGACAATGGCCAGACGGTCATTCTTGCCCTGAACTTTACCCACGAAGCGGGTTAGAAAAGGTTCAACCAGTTCTTCTGGTTCGGCAGATTCACGATCTTTTTCGCTGTGGATGACTGCGATAATTCTGTCGCCATGCATAACTTTTTTCATTTGCGGCGGCGGAATGAAATAACTTTTCTGTGCATCGACTTCCAGGAAGCCAAAGCCTTTTTCAGTGGCTTTTACCACCCCTTCAGCGCGGGGCGTCTGGGAATGCAGTTGCTGTTTAAGCTGCGCTAGCAGCGGGTTGTCCTGAAACATAATTGTCTATTTTGGTGGCCATTAGAGCGGCTGACAGTTTTACGCGATTCTGTCTGACGCAGCAAGGTTAATATGTTTCACCCAACGCGATTTTTAAGCGATTGATCCAGCCACAAAGCCCGCTCCATACCAACAA
The DNA window shown above is from Escherichia sp. E4742 and carries:
- the lapA gene encoding lipopolysaccharide assembly protein LapA — its product is MKYLLIFLLVLAIFVISVTLGAQNDQQVTFNYLLAQGEYRISTLLAVLFAAGFAIGWLICGLFWLRVRVSLARAERKIKRLENQLSPATDVAVAPHASVAKE
- the lapB gene encoding lipopolysaccharide assembly protein LapB yields the protein MLELLFLLLPVAAAYGWYMGRRSAQQNKQDEANRLSRDYVAGVNFLLSNQQDKAVDLFLDMLKEDTGTVEAHLTLGNLFRSRGEVDRAIRIHQTLMESASLTYEQRLLAIQQLGRDYMAAGLYDRAEDMFNQLTDETDFRVGALQQLLQIYQATSEWQKAIDVAERLVKLGKDKQRVEIAHFYCELALQYIASDDLDRAMTLLKKGAAADKNSARVSIMMGRVFMAKGEYGKAVESLQRVISQDRELVSETLEMLQTCYQQLGKTAEWAEFLQRAVEENTGADAELMLADIIESRDGSDAAQVYITRQLQRHPTMRVFHKLMDYHLNEAEEGRAKESLMVLRDMVGEKVRSKPRYRCQKCGFTAYTLYWHCPSCRAWSTIKPIRGLDGL
- the pyrF gene encoding orotidine-5'-phosphate decarboxylase; translation: MTLTASSSSRAVTRSPVVVALDYNNRDAALAFVDKIDPRDCRLKVGKEMFTLFGPQFVRELQERGFDIFLDLKFHDIPNTAAHAVAAAADLGVWMVNVHASGGARMMTAAREALVPFGKDAPLLIAVTVLTSMESSDLADLGVTLSPADYAERLAALTQKCGLDGVVCSAQEAVRFKQAFGQDFKLVTPGIRPQGSDAGDQRRIMTPEQALAAGVDYMVIGRPVTQSADPAQTLKAINASLQRSA
- the yciH gene encoding stress response translation initiation inhibitor YciH, with translation MSDSNSRLVYSTETGRIDEPKVAPVRPKGDGVVRIQRQTSGRKGKGVCLITGVDLDEAELIKLAAELKKKCGCGGSVKEGIIEIQGDKRDLLKSMLEAKGMKVKLAGG
- the osmB gene encoding osmotically-inducible lipoprotein OsmB yields the protein MFVTSKKMTAAVLAITLAMSLSACSNWSKRDRNTAIGAGAGALGGAVLTDGSTLGTLGGAAVGGIIGHQVGK
- the yciT gene encoding DNA-binding transcriptional regulator YciT is translated as MNSRQQTILQMVIDQGQVSVTELAKATGVSEVTIRQDLNTLEKLSYLRRAHGFAVSLDSDDVETRMMSNYTLKRELAEFAASLVQPGETIFIENGSSNALLARTLGEQKKDVTIITVSSYIAHLLKDAPCEVILLGGVYQKKSESMVGPLTRQCIQQVHFSKAFIGIDGWQPETGFTGRDMMRTDVVNAVLEKECEAIVLTDSSKFGAVHSYSIGPVEKIKRVITDSKIPASHLLHLEHNRLTVHVIDN
- a CDS encoding YciZ family protein; translation: MSEFDAQRVAERIDIVLDILVAGDHHSAIHNLEILKADLLRQVAASTPDIPKAPWEI
- the pdeR gene encoding cyclic di-GMP phosphodiesterase — protein: MKTVRESTTLYNFLGSHNPYWRLSESSDVLRFSTTETTEPERTLQLSAEQAARIREMTVITSSLMMSLTVNESDLSVHLVGRKINKREWGGNASAWHDTLAVARDLSHGLSFAEQVVSEAHSAIVILDSRGNIQRFNRLCEEYTGFKEHDVIGQSVFKLFMSRREAAASSRNNRGFFRSGNAYEIELWIPTRKGQRLFLFRNKFVHSGSGKNEIYLICSGTDITEERRAQERLRILANTDSITGLPNRNAMQALIDHAIDQANDCKVGVVYLDLDNFKKVNDAYGHLFGDQLLREVSLAILSCLEQDQVLARPGGDEFLVLAPNTSQSALEAMASRILTRLRQPFRIGLIEVYTGCSVGISLSPQHGMDSAAIIRHADTAMYTAKEGGRGQFCVFSPEMNQRVFEYLWLDTNLRKALENDQLVIHYQPKITWRGEVRSLEALVRWQSPERGLIPPLDFISYAEESGLIVPLGRWVILDVVRQVAKWRDKGINLRVAVNISARQFADQTLFTDLKQVLQKLNFEYCPIDIELTESCLIENDELALSVIQQFSQLGAQVHLDDFGTGYSSLSQLARFPIDAIKLDQAFVRNIHKQPVSQSLVRAIVAVAQALNLQVIAEGVESTKEDAFLTKNGINERQGFLFAKPMPAVAFERWFKRYLKRS
- a CDS encoding exoribonuclease II gives rise to the protein MFQDNPLLAQLKQQLHSQTPRAEGVVKATEKGFGFLEVDAQKSYFIPPPQMKKVMHGDRIIAVIHSEKDRESAEPEELVEPFLTRFVGKVQGKNDRLAIVPDHPLLKDAIPCRAARGLTHEFKEGDWAVAEMRRHPLKGDRSFYAELTQYITFGDDHFVPWWVTLARHNLEKEAPNGVATEMLDEGLVREDLTALDFVTIDSASTEDMDDALFAKALPDDKLQLIVAIADPTAWIAEGSKLDKAAKVRAFTNYLPGFNIPMLPRELSDDLCSLRANEVRPVLACRMTLSADGTIEDNIEFFAATIESKAKLVYDQVSDWLENTGDWQPENEAIAEQIRLLAQICQRRGEWRHNHALVFKDRPDYRFILGEKGEVLDIVAEPRRIANRIVEEAMIAANICAARVLRDKLGFGIYNVHMGFDPANAEALAALLKTHGLHVDAEEVLTLDGFCKLRRELDAQPTGFLDSRIRRFQSFAEISTEPGPHFGLGLEAYATWTSPIRKYGDMINHRLLKAIIKGETATRPQDEITVQMAERRRLNRMAERDVGDWLYARFLKDKAGTDTRFAAEIVDISRGGMRVRLVDNGAIAFIPAPFLHAVRDELVCSQENGTVQIKGETVYKVTDVIDVTIAEVRMETRSIIARPVA